In a genomic window of Occallatibacter riparius:
- a CDS encoding two-component regulator propeller domain-containing protein, with protein sequence MRQVFERTALLLLRVYVMVAAAIVASPPETYALDPTKAVTQYVQSTWNSEHGLPQNSVHALAQTQNGFLWLGTEEGLARFDGVTFEVFTSHGSNGLASDYVQALAADPDGSLWIGTDSGLTHWVPGRGASSAEGTFQRIRLSQAPAEDSVTALAIDSSGMLWAGTTQGMRFLREGQVVQSPYSSRLAEVSVRALAAQPDGTLWIGTNKGLFRGSKEHLEQWTKHDGLPSDVVTAVAATPAAGGDVWVGMSGGGLALIHDGRLSIPAVSLSWKEIDGLLLDRDGALWIAFDRHGFGRLFDGRLSLYDSSSGLPSNRCTRALLEDREGNLWLGLLDAGVVELRDANFTVFGKPEGLAGNYIGNVLQTHDGSVWIGSDSNGLNQLLPNGQVNIWGHKQGLPDSAVYSLLETRDRSLLIGYRSGALARLRNGQVTVYHDPGAADASLNSLFQDRDGNVWAGFYGKGVARFENGRFDHLRLTGRIPGIAQTPDGALWFAEDGGGVERWFRGQWTRFTVANGLPSDHVMCIYADNAGDVWLGTASGGLSRIRGDRIVNWTVDQGLPGTTIGSIVEDDEGYLWLGGDSGIARQSKAELNEGLQRLNPALFTVVNGLRSRETVYGGMPSSWKGLDGKLWFATVLGAASVEPGKLHPNPVSPSVLIESVTFDGRRIEGTGKLTLGAGSGNLHVIYTAPSFVAPARVQFLYRLKGFDKDWVAAGSRREAWYTNLPPGKYSFEVRASNSDGVWSTKDASLELELQPPLTQTPLAFVCYLLTVSGVVWLIVLLRTRRLIRNREELNRIVAERTAQLEAEKAALEEARRELHTQATHDSLTGLFNRGAILEHLDRELARATREKSALGVILADLDHFKRLNDTYGHLAGDEVIRETGRRLRQATRTYDLVGRYGGEEFLILLPLWDPELAPGRVDLLLESIRSTPFALDAREVQVTCSFGVTSFQPGTPITAKGLLSSADRALYVAKNAGRDRASFADATSDDPNGSIEIGFGVPSDSSRPLHSAADLPVSR encoded by the coding sequence ATGCGTCAGGTCTTTGAGCGCACGGCTCTTTTACTTCTCCGGGTCTATGTGATGGTGGCGGCTGCGATTGTCGCAAGCCCTCCGGAGACCTATGCGCTCGACCCCACCAAGGCCGTCACGCAGTATGTCCAGTCAACATGGAATAGCGAACACGGGCTGCCTCAAAACTCCGTACATGCCTTGGCGCAAACCCAAAACGGCTTCTTATGGCTGGGAACCGAAGAGGGACTGGCTCGATTTGACGGTGTCACGTTCGAAGTCTTTACCAGCCACGGTTCCAATGGCTTAGCATCCGACTACGTTCAAGCTCTTGCAGCGGATCCCGACGGAAGTCTCTGGATCGGAACTGACAGCGGCTTGACTCATTGGGTTCCAGGCCGCGGAGCCAGCTCGGCCGAAGGGACATTTCAGCGCATCAGACTGAGCCAGGCTCCAGCCGAGGATAGCGTGACCGCGTTGGCGATCGATTCAAGCGGAATGCTGTGGGCAGGTACAACTCAGGGGATGCGATTTCTCCGTGAGGGGCAGGTTGTCCAATCTCCTTACTCCAGCCGGCTCGCAGAAGTCTCCGTACGCGCACTGGCAGCCCAGCCCGACGGCACCCTCTGGATCGGAACGAACAAAGGCCTGTTTCGAGGTTCCAAGGAACATCTCGAGCAGTGGACCAAACATGATGGCCTGCCGAGCGATGTGGTAACAGCCGTTGCCGCGACGCCCGCGGCTGGCGGGGACGTATGGGTAGGCATGTCGGGAGGCGGGCTGGCGCTCATCCACGACGGTCGCCTCTCAATCCCAGCTGTCTCCCTAAGCTGGAAGGAGATTGACGGGCTATTGCTGGATCGCGATGGAGCTCTATGGATCGCCTTCGACCGGCACGGCTTTGGGCGGCTCTTTGATGGGCGACTTTCACTCTACGATTCGTCGAGCGGGTTGCCCAGCAATCGCTGCACCAGAGCGTTGCTTGAGGACCGCGAAGGAAACCTTTGGCTTGGCCTTCTGGATGCCGGAGTCGTCGAGTTGCGCGACGCAAACTTCACAGTCTTCGGCAAGCCGGAAGGGCTCGCCGGAAATTACATTGGCAACGTGTTGCAGACGCACGATGGGAGCGTGTGGATCGGAAGCGACAGCAATGGGCTCAATCAACTGCTCCCGAACGGCCAGGTGAACATATGGGGCCACAAACAGGGCCTGCCGGACAGCGCTGTGTATTCCCTGCTTGAGACGCGCGATCGAAGTCTGCTGATCGGCTACCGAAGCGGGGCTCTGGCCCGGCTTCGCAATGGACAAGTGACTGTCTACCATGACCCTGGTGCCGCGGATGCTTCCCTGAATTCGCTGTTCCAGGATCGAGATGGCAACGTGTGGGCGGGCTTTTACGGCAAGGGCGTGGCGCGGTTTGAGAATGGACGTTTCGATCATCTGCGCTTGACTGGTCGGATTCCCGGCATTGCCCAGACTCCCGATGGTGCGTTGTGGTTTGCAGAGGATGGCGGCGGCGTAGAGCGATGGTTCCGCGGACAATGGACACGCTTCACGGTAGCCAACGGTCTGCCGAGCGATCACGTCATGTGCATTTATGCAGACAATGCTGGGGACGTGTGGCTGGGCACGGCAAGCGGTGGGCTGAGCCGAATTCGCGGCGATCGGATTGTGAATTGGACGGTGGATCAGGGGCTTCCAGGAACCACCATCGGGTCCATCGTCGAAGATGATGAAGGTTATCTGTGGCTAGGAGGGGACAGCGGAATTGCGCGACAATCCAAGGCAGAACTGAACGAGGGCCTGCAGCGGCTGAATCCTGCCTTGTTCACCGTTGTGAACGGCCTGCGATCCCGCGAGACGGTCTACGGGGGCATGCCTTCGTCCTGGAAAGGCCTGGACGGAAAGCTGTGGTTCGCCACTGTTTTGGGTGCGGCGTCCGTCGAGCCGGGCAAACTCCACCCGAATCCGGTGTCGCCTTCTGTCTTGATTGAAAGCGTCACATTTGACGGTCGTAGAATCGAAGGGACGGGGAAGCTGACGCTGGGAGCGGGCTCTGGCAACCTGCATGTCATCTACACCGCTCCTAGCTTCGTGGCTCCAGCGCGGGTACAGTTCCTGTATCGGCTCAAAGGATTCGATAAGGACTGGGTTGCGGCCGGAAGCCGGCGTGAAGCCTGGTACACCAACCTCCCCCCCGGCAAGTACTCCTTTGAGGTACGAGCGTCCAATAGCGACGGAGTGTGGAGCACGAAGGATGCGTCCCTCGAGTTGGAATTGCAGCCGCCCCTCACTCAAACTCCACTGGCATTTGTCTGCTATTTGCTGACAGTATCCGGCGTGGTGTGGCTTATCGTGCTTCTTCGGACGCGTCGGCTGATTCGCAATCGGGAAGAACTCAACCGGATTGTCGCCGAAAGAACCGCTCAGCTCGAAGCCGAGAAGGCAGCTCTGGAAGAAGCTCGCCGCGAGCTACACACTCAGGCCACCCACGACTCTCTCACTGGGTTATTCAACCGCGGAGCCATCTTGGAGCACCTGGATCGGGAGTTGGCCCGCGCCACACGCGAGAAGTCGGCTCTGGGAGTCATCCTCGCCGATCTGGATCATTTCAAGCGCCTCAATGATACTTATGGCCATTTGGCTGGGGATGAGGTAATCCGCGAAACCGGACGGCGTCTACGGCAAGCCACGCGGACTTACGATCTTGTGGGCCGTTACGGCGGCGAAGAGTTCCTCATCCTGCTTCCCCTGTGGGATCCCGAATTGGCGCCTGGCCGGGTCGACCTTCTGCTCGAGTCTATTCGCTCAACACCTTTTGCGCTCGATGCGCGGGAGGTACAGGTCACGTGTAGCTTCGGCGTCACCTCGTTCCAGCCGGGGACACCCATCACCGCGAAAGGACTCCTGAGCTCCGCCGATCGAGCCTTGTACGTCGCGAAGAATGCTGGTCGTGATAGGGCGAGCTTTGCGGATGCCACCTCGGACGATCCAAATGGAAGCATCGAGATCGGATTCGGTGTGCCATCCGATTCCTCCCGGCCATTGCACTCAGCGGCTGATCTGCCTGTATCCAGGTAG
- a CDS encoding GlcG/HbpS family heme-binding protein, which translates to MIASHTATGFRLVIALGAACAALPLAAQMKPDCSGLPDAGRLRSVVQSVVKEGASKNGGMGNQEWAAVVNRDGVVCAIVFSGTTRSDQWPGSRVIAAEKANTANALSGRDYALSTANVYAAAQPGQSLYSLATAAPPNPLAVFGNPTTFGTPTDPMVGKAIGGIIVFAGGLPLYANDGKIVGGLGLSGDTSCTDHVIAWKVRHELHLDAVPMGPSPDHNDNLILDFNNGVSQSGFGHPSCKGGNQADGIIQDLSKNFPTGPKSK; encoded by the coding sequence ATGATCGCATCGCACACGGCAACCGGCTTTCGATTGGTCATCGCACTCGGCGCGGCATGCGCTGCCCTGCCCCTCGCAGCGCAGATGAAGCCCGACTGTTCAGGGCTGCCCGATGCGGGCCGCCTGCGTTCAGTGGTGCAGAGCGTCGTAAAGGAAGGCGCGTCGAAGAATGGCGGCATGGGCAATCAGGAGTGGGCCGCCGTGGTGAATCGCGATGGAGTGGTTTGCGCCATCGTGTTCAGCGGCACTACGCGCAGCGACCAGTGGCCCGGCAGCCGCGTTATCGCCGCGGAGAAGGCGAACACGGCCAACGCCCTCAGCGGCCGCGACTACGCGCTCTCCACCGCGAACGTGTATGCGGCCGCGCAGCCCGGCCAGAGTCTCTACAGCCTGGCGACAGCCGCTCCGCCCAATCCTCTCGCGGTGTTTGGCAATCCAACCACCTTTGGAACACCTACTGATCCGATGGTCGGCAAAGCTATCGGCGGAATCATCGTGTTTGCGGGCGGCCTGCCCCTCTACGCCAATGACGGAAAGATCGTAGGCGGCCTGGGCCTCAGTGGTGACACCTCATGCACCGACCACGTCATCGCGTGGAAGGTACGCCATGAGCTGCATCTCGATGCCGTGCCCATGGGGCCAAGCCCCGACCACAACGACAACCTGATTCTCGACTTCAACAACGGAGTAAGCCAGAGCGGCTTCGGCCACCCATCCTGCAAAGGCGGTAACCAGGCCGACGGAATCATCCAGGATTTGTCGAAGAACTTTCCCACCGGGCCGAAATCGAAATGA